One Amblyomma americanum isolate KBUSLIRL-KWMA chromosome 8, ASM5285725v1, whole genome shotgun sequence DNA window includes the following coding sequences:
- the LOC144101687 gene encoding uncharacterized protein LOC144101687 has protein sequence MAAVIFVLALLMPAALGAGSPGCLDATLPGILDLGTCLGTSVDLCTATVEDVLGFLEKLIQCLITELTNINAVGAVSAFLDIIKLVFSLLGVDVRTLTNLIKPLCVVANVPGCTTILSGSNTCSQPISIKLPGNLNLEQCLDDTLLVCKNGDLATDELLVNLVKAIACLLNALLGSDPGSLINGLACILADLLHSAANANVVLKLTLGGLSASINVAANCS, from the exons ATGGCTGCTGTTATCTTCGTCTTGGCTCTGCTGATGCCAGCTGCCCTGGGAGCCGGCTCTC CCGGTTGCCTCGATGCAACTCTGCCGGGCATCTTGGACCTTGGAACG tgCCTCGGCACTTCTGTGGACCTGTGCACCGCAACTGTG GAGGATGTACTCGGTTTCCTGGAAAAACTAATTCAG TGCCTGATCACAGAGCTGACGAACATTAACGCTGTGGGCGCCGTGTCTGCTTTCCTCGACATCATCAAACTCGTGTTTAGCCTACTCGGCGTGG ATGTCAGAACTCTTACGAATCTGATTAAGCCACTGTGTGTGGTGGCAAATGTGCCCGGATGCACAACCATTCTCTCCGGAAGCAACACTTGCTCTCAACCGATATCTATCAAACTGCCCGGAAACCTCAACCTCGAACAG TGCCTGGACGACACATTGCTCGTGTGCAAAAACGGTGACCTCGCCACG gatGAACTTCTTGTGAACCTCGTCAAGGCCATTGCG TGCCTGCTGAACGCCCTCCTGGGCTCGGATCCCGGCAGCCTCATCAATGGTCTGGCCTGCATCCTGGCTGACCTCCTCCATTCCGCAGCGAACGCAAACGTGGTGCTGAAGCTGACGCTGGGTGGCCTCTCCGCAAGCATCAACGTGGCTGCAAATT gTTCCTAA